The Candidatus Dechloromonas phosphoritropha genome includes a region encoding these proteins:
- a CDS encoding ABC transporter ATP-binding protein, producing the protein MSGLLEISGLEVAYGQSQVLFGLDLVLAEGEAATLLGRNGMGKTTTLRAICGLQPVCGGSIRFAGERIDGWRPDRIGRAGIALVPEGRQCFPNLTVDEHFLAFFANRRRAVTSWTPARVYELFSRLHERQRNLGNQVSGGEQQMLAIDRALVTNPRLLILDEASEGLAPLVRAEIWGCFARLRAEGQSILIVDKYVDKLIALADCQTLIERGRLVWRGTSAELAADHGIWHRYLGI; encoded by the coding sequence ATGAGCGGATTGCTCGAAATCAGCGGACTGGAAGTTGCCTATGGCCAGAGCCAGGTGCTGTTCGGTCTCGATCTGGTGCTGGCCGAGGGCGAAGCGGCGACCCTGCTCGGGCGTAACGGCATGGGCAAGACGACCACGCTGCGCGCCATTTGCGGGTTGCAGCCGGTGTGTGGCGGGAGCATCCGCTTTGCCGGCGAGCGCATCGACGGCTGGCGGCCGGACCGCATCGGCCGCGCCGGGATCGCGCTGGTGCCGGAAGGGCGCCAGTGTTTTCCGAATCTTACGGTCGACGAGCATTTTCTGGCGTTTTTTGCCAATCGCCGGCGTGCCGTGACATCGTGGACGCCTGCCCGCGTCTACGAGCTTTTTTCGCGCCTGCACGAACGCCAGAGAAATCTCGGCAACCAGGTTTCCGGCGGCGAACAGCAGATGCTCGCCATCGATCGCGCGCTGGTTACCAACCCGCGCCTGCTGATCCTCGACGAAGCGAGCGAAGGCTTGGCGCCGCTGGTGCGCGCGGAAATCTGGGGCTGCTTCGCCCGCCTGCGGGCAGAGGGGCAAAGCATCCTGATCGTCGACAAATACGTCGACAAGTTGATCGCGCTGGCCGACTGCCAGACCCTGATCGAGCGCGGCCGCCTCGTCTGGCGGGGCACGTCGGCCGAGCTGGCGGCCGACCACGGCATCTGGCACCGCTATCTGGGCATCTGA
- a CDS encoding beta-propeller fold lactonase family protein: protein MLTDTPRQVRHVAACAGLSLLLAATSVNAAPPGLAIALNSVDGTISLIDTETYKVIGKAPVCKEPHHLMPTPDDKSLIVACSASNQLVFFDPLTGKEQRRIRDISDPYQLGYSPDRKLFVATSLRLDRVDIYDSADFKLKARLHAPRTPSHMAFDAAGDYVFITLQDSNEVMAINLKTLKKEWVMPVGPTPAGIVMSPDNRYLLVAIMGEGYVEVIDWRTQKTVKKIPTDTAAHNLHPRGDGRHYFVSNRAVSGGSISLLDTQTMTVVEKYDVPGGPDDMEVRADGKELWATARFGRRVQVIDLTTKTLKTSIPVGSSPHGVFFLNHAPRK from the coding sequence ATGTTGACCGATACTCCCCGCCAAGTCCGTCACGTTGCTGCATGCGCCGGCCTGTCCCTGCTTCTCGCCGCGACCAGCGTCAACGCCGCGCCACCCGGCCTGGCGATCGCGCTGAATTCTGTCGACGGCACAATCAGCCTGATCGATACGGAGACCTACAAGGTCATCGGCAAGGCGCCGGTATGCAAAGAGCCGCATCACCTGATGCCGACGCCGGACGACAAGTCGCTCATCGTCGCCTGCTCGGCGTCGAATCAGCTGGTGTTTTTCGACCCGCTGACCGGCAAGGAACAGCGGCGCATCCGCGACATCTCCGACCCCTACCAGCTCGGCTATTCGCCTGACCGCAAGCTGTTCGTCGCAACCTCGCTGCGCCTCGACCGGGTCGATATCTACGACTCTGCGGACTTCAAGCTCAAGGCTCGCTTGCACGCGCCGCGTACACCTTCGCACATGGCGTTCGATGCTGCTGGGGACTACGTCTTCATCACGCTGCAGGATTCCAACGAAGTGATGGCAATCAACCTGAAAACGCTGAAGAAGGAATGGGTGATGCCGGTCGGCCCGACGCCGGCCGGGATCGTCATGTCGCCCGACAACCGCTACCTGTTGGTCGCGATCATGGGCGAGGGCTACGTCGAGGTTATCGACTGGCGAACGCAGAAAACCGTCAAGAAGATTCCCACCGATACGGCGGCCCATAACCTGCATCCACGTGGCGACGGCCGTCACTACTTCGTTTCCAATCGCGCCGTTAGCGGCGGCAGTATTTCGCTGCTCGATACCCAAACCATGACCGTCGTCGAAAAGTACGACGTTCCCGGCGGCCCCGACGATATGGAAGTACGCGCCGACGGCAAGGAGTTGTGGGCGACGGCACGCTTCGGCCGGCGCGTCCAGGTCATCGACCTGACGACCAAAACGCTAAAGACTTCGATTCCGGTCGGCAGTTCGCCGCACGGGGTATTTTTCCTGAACCACGCGCCGCGCAAATGA
- the tolB gene encoding Tol-Pal system protein TolB — MTSMPQIFHKIFVLLSLLAATLAHAQLTVEITGAGANRIPVAIANFAGDPAATQVVTATIRADLERSGLFKLVDPAGATLDENAQINFADWKSRGADALATGSLARGANGRMEARFRLYDTQKQVALGGAVYVTGNDQLRAAGHRIADYIYEKLTGEKGVFSTRIAYVVKSGTKFRLQIADADGQGAATALTSNEPIISPVWSPDGSRLAYVSFEKKKPVIYVHSLASGQRQVVANFKGSNSAPAWSPDGRRLAVVLSKDGNSQIYSVNPDGTGVQRLTQSTGIDTEPRYSPDGGSIYFTSDRGGSPQIYRMSAKGGDVQRISFEGSYNVSPRPSPDGKSLAFISRRDGRFQLAVMDLASKQVQVLTDSNKDESPSFAPNSRMILFATEIGGRGVLSAVSSDGRIKQRLSIAAGDVREPAWGSFTQ; from the coding sequence ATGACATCCATGCCCCAGATTTTCCACAAGATATTCGTTCTCCTGTCTCTGCTGGCCGCTACGCTGGCCCACGCACAGTTAACCGTCGAGATTACCGGCGCCGGCGCCAACCGGATCCCGGTGGCGATCGCCAACTTCGCCGGCGATCCCGCCGCCACCCAGGTGGTCACTGCGACGATTCGCGCCGACCTCGAACGCAGCGGACTGTTCAAGCTGGTCGATCCGGCCGGTGCCACGCTCGACGAGAATGCGCAGATCAACTTCGCCGACTGGAAGAGTCGCGGCGCTGACGCGCTGGCGACCGGCAGCCTGGCGCGCGGCGCCAATGGGCGCATGGAAGCGCGCTTTCGCCTCTATGACACGCAAAAGCAGGTGGCGCTCGGGGGCGCCGTCTACGTGACAGGCAACGACCAGTTGCGCGCCGCCGGCCACCGCATCGCCGACTATATCTACGAAAAGCTGACCGGCGAGAAGGGCGTCTTCTCGACACGCATCGCCTATGTCGTCAAATCCGGCACCAAGTTCCGCCTGCAGATCGCCGATGCCGACGGGCAAGGCGCGGCAACTGCCCTGACTTCCAACGAGCCGATCATTTCGCCGGTCTGGTCGCCGGACGGCTCACGGCTGGCGTATGTTTCATTCGAGAAGAAGAAGCCGGTAATCTACGTCCATTCGCTGGCTTCCGGCCAGCGTCAGGTGGTCGCCAATTTCAAGGGCTCGAACTCAGCTCCGGCGTGGTCGCCGGACGGTCGCCGCCTGGCTGTCGTTCTATCGAAAGACGGCAACTCGCAGATTTACTCGGTCAATCCCGACGGTACCGGCGTCCAGCGCCTGACACAATCGACCGGAATCGATACCGAGCCGCGCTACTCGCCGGACGGCGGCAGCATCTATTTCACCTCCGATCGCGGTGGCAGCCCACAGATCTACCGGATGAGCGCCAAAGGCGGTGACGTCCAGCGCATCAGCTTCGAAGGCAGCTACAACGTTTCGCCGCGGCCGTCACCCGACGGCAAGAGCCTTGCCTTCATCAGCCGCCGCGACGGTCGCTTCCAGCTTGCCGTGATGGACCTGGCCAGCAAACAGGTGCAAGTGCTGACAGATTCAAACAAAGACGAATCCCCGAGTTTCGCCCCCAACAGCCGCATGATTCTGTTCGCCACCGAAATCGGCGGACGCGGCGTCCTCTCGGCTGTTTCCAGCGACGGCCGGATCAAGCAACGCCTCTCGATCGCGGCCGGTGACGTCCGCGAGCCGGCCTGGGGCTCTTTCACTCAATAA
- a CDS encoding polysaccharide deacetylase family protein, whose protein sequence is MKAILFTPGILLAAAIAVASGTANAACSGTLYLTFDTGNMRHAELIAETLAKHHAKASFFVANEKTLRGDYALDQSWAPYWQARVAEGHAFGSHTWRHGSFRKDEGKLTQYRLMDGKAVQLDGDAICSEIRHSDSRFKELTGRALDPLWRAPGGRTTPLTLKAAQACGYHHVGWAPAGFLGDELPSDTYPNALLVDRALKNLKDGDIVMAHLGIWSRKDPFAPALDELLGKLEARGFCFATLASARKAD, encoded by the coding sequence ATGAAAGCGATCCTCTTCACACCGGGCATCCTGCTCGCTGCTGCCATTGCCGTTGCAAGCGGCACGGCAAACGCTGCGTGCAGCGGCACCCTGTATCTGACTTTCGATACCGGCAACATGCGGCATGCCGAACTGATTGCCGAGACGCTGGCGAAGCACCATGCCAAGGCAAGCTTTTTTGTCGCCAATGAAAAGACGCTGCGCGGCGATTATGCGCTCGATCAGAGTTGGGCTCCGTATTGGCAGGCGCGCGTCGCCGAGGGTCACGCGTTCGGCAGCCACACCTGGCGCCATGGCAGTTTTCGCAAGGATGAGGGCAAGCTGACCCAGTACCGCCTGATGGATGGCAAGGCCGTGCAGCTCGACGGCGATGCCATCTGCAGTGAAATCCGCCACTCCGACAGCCGTTTCAAGGAACTTACCGGACGCGCCCTGGATCCGCTGTGGCGCGCCCCCGGCGGACGCACGACGCCGCTGACGCTGAAGGCGGCGCAAGCCTGCGGTTACCACCATGTCGGCTGGGCACCGGCCGGCTTCCTTGGCGACGAACTGCCGTCGGATACCTATCCAAACGCGCTGTTGGTCGACCGCGCGCTGAAGAACCTGAAAGACGGCGACATCGTCATGGCGCACCTTGGCATCTGGTCGCGCAAGGATCCCTTCGCGCCGGCGCTCGATGAATTGCTCGGCAAACTCGAAGCCCGTGGCTTCTGCTTCGCCACGCTGGCATCGGCCCGTAAAGCTGACTGA
- the pal gene encoding peptidoglycan-associated lipoprotein Pal, whose protein sequence is MKKLLIPALLAALIVGCSSTPVDENSGAPVDSRSGSGVAPVTAGGLDSRGLPHELTDPKSTLSQRSIYFDLDKYEVKDEYRDLVAAHAKYLVTNKGFKVLIQGNTDERGSREYNLSLGQKRSDAVKRSLTLLGAKEDQVESVSLGEEKPKNPGHDESAWTENRRADILYKAPDGRGEF, encoded by the coding sequence ATGAAAAAACTTCTTATTCCTGCCCTGTTGGCCGCCCTGATTGTCGGTTGCAGTTCCACCCCGGTCGATGAGAATTCAGGCGCGCCAGTCGACTCGCGCAGCGGCTCCGGTGTCGCGCCGGTCACCGCCGGCGGTCTCGACTCACGCGGCTTGCCGCACGAACTGACCGACCCCAAGAGCACGCTGTCGCAACGCAGCATCTACTTCGACCTCGACAAGTACGAGGTCAAGGACGAGTACCGCGACTTGGTCGCCGCCCACGCCAAGTACCTCGTCACCAACAAGGGCTTCAAGGTCCTGATCCAGGGCAACACCGACGAGCGCGGCAGCCGCGAGTACAACCTGTCGCTCGGCCAGAAGCGTTCCGACGCGGTCAAGCGTTCGCTGACGTTGCTCGGCGCCAAGGAAGATCAGGTCGAGTCGGTCAGCCTTGGCGAAGAAAAACCGAAGAATCCGGGCCATGATGAGTCCGCCTGGACCGAGAACCGCCGCGCCGACATCCTTTACAAGGCACCTGACGGCCGCGGCGAGTTCTAG
- the queE gene encoding 7-carboxy-7-deazaguanine synthase QueE yields MALRLTEIFFSLQGEASRAGLPTVFVRLTGCPLRCVWCDTAYSFTGGEPATIGSILAEVAKYPVRQVCVTGGEPLAQKECLPLLTALCDAGYEVSLETSGALDIAGVDPRVARIMDLKAPGSDECAKNRWENLELLTYSDEIKIVIASRNDYEWARERLREHRLDSHCPVLLSPAQGLVDPRSLAEWILADGLNVRFQMQLHKLLWGNTRSR; encoded by the coding sequence TTGGCGTTGCGCCTTACCGAGATCTTCTTCTCGCTTCAGGGAGAAGCTTCGCGTGCCGGTCTGCCGACGGTGTTCGTGCGGCTGACCGGCTGCCCGCTGCGCTGCGTCTGGTGCGACACCGCCTACAGCTTCACCGGCGGCGAACCAGCGACAATCGGCTCGATACTGGCCGAGGTTGCGAAGTATCCGGTCCGTCAGGTCTGTGTTACAGGCGGTGAGCCGCTGGCGCAGAAGGAATGCCTGCCCCTGCTGACGGCACTGTGCGATGCCGGCTACGAAGTTTCGCTGGAAACCTCGGGCGCGCTCGACATCGCCGGGGTCGATCCACGCGTTGCGCGAATCATGGATCTCAAGGCGCCGGGCTCCGACGAATGCGCCAAAAATCGCTGGGAAAACCTCGAACTGCTGACCTACAGCGATGAAATCAAAATCGTCATCGCCTCGCGCAACGACTACGAATGGGCCCGCGAGCGCTTGCGCGAGCACCGCCTCGACAGCCATTGTCCGGTGCTGCTTTCACCGGCACAGGGCCTGGTCGATCCGCGGTCGCTCGCCGAGTGGATTCTCGCCGACGGCCTCAATGTCCGTTTTCAGATGCAATTGCACAAGTTGCTGTGGGGCAACACAAGGAGCAGGTAG
- the ybgF gene encoding tol-pal system protein YbgF, with product MRLARIALLIAALGTGHAQAGVFDDDEARRQIKDLAIMTEARVDQQGKAQLDLANQLQRQSEEIARLRGQVETLTYELETAKKRQQDFYLDLDTRLRKFEPQAGGGSAAVDPASAANPPAAVDPGRESKEYEAALNQFKAAKYKEAAWAFSAFVKKYPDSTLAPNAQFWLGNAWIAQRNCTKAIEAHSVVTTKHADSPKAPDSWLAMANCQQEMGNPTAARRSLETVVTKYPNSQAADTARDRLKKK from the coding sequence ATGCGCCTCGCACGCATCGCCCTGCTCATCGCTGCCCTGGGTACCGGCCATGCCCAAGCGGGCGTGTTTGACGACGATGAGGCGCGGCGCCAGATCAAGGATCTCGCCATAATGACCGAGGCGCGCGTCGACCAGCAGGGCAAGGCGCAGCTCGACCTGGCCAACCAGTTGCAGCGTCAGTCGGAAGAGATTGCCCGTCTGCGCGGCCAGGTCGAAACGCTGACCTACGAATTGGAAACCGCCAAGAAGCGGCAGCAGGATTTCTATCTTGACCTCGACACCCGCCTGCGCAAGTTCGAGCCGCAGGCGGGCGGCGGCAGCGCTGCGGTCGACCCGGCCAGCGCGGCAAATCCCCCCGCCGCAGTCGATCCGGGCCGCGAAAGCAAGGAGTACGAAGCAGCTTTGAACCAGTTCAAGGCGGCCAAGTACAAGGAGGCGGCCTGGGCCTTCTCGGCCTTCGTCAAAAAGTACCCGGACAGCACGCTGGCCCCGAATGCCCAGTTCTGGCTCGGCAATGCCTGGATCGCCCAGCGCAACTGTACCAAAGCGATCGAGGCGCACAGCGTGGTCACGACCAAGCATGCCGACAGCCCGAAGGCGCCGGATTCCTGGCTGGCGATGGCCAATTGCCAGCAGGAAATGGGCAACCCGACGGCAGCCAGGCGCTCGCTGGAAACCGTGGTCACCAAGTACCCAAATTCGCAGGCCGCCGATACTGCTCGAGATCGCCTGAAGAAGAAGTAG
- the queC gene encoding 7-cyano-7-deazaguanine synthase QueC: protein MKPAVILLSGGLDSATCLALARSQGFACYCLSFDYGQRHSVELQAAERVAKACGASEQRTINFGLSQFGGSALTDTTIAVPTSGVQPGIPVTYVPARNTIMLSLALAWAEVLGSRDIFVGVNAVDYSGYPDCRPEYIAAFEKMANLATRAGVEGNRLSIHAPLMALSKAEIIRLGSSLGVDYSLTVSCYQADAKGHACGVCDSCRLRAEGFAGAGVSDPTHYLA, encoded by the coding sequence ATGAAACCCGCTGTGATCCTCCTTTCCGGCGGACTCGATTCCGCTACCTGTCTCGCCCTCGCGCGTAGCCAGGGCTTTGCCTGCTACTGCCTGTCCTTCGATTACGGCCAGCGCCACAGCGTCGAACTGCAGGCCGCCGAGCGGGTCGCCAAGGCCTGCGGCGCCAGCGAGCAGCGCACGATCAATTTCGGGCTCAGCCAGTTCGGCGGTTCGGCGTTGACCGACACCACCATCGCGGTGCCGACTTCCGGCGTGCAGCCGGGCATCCCCGTCACCTACGTGCCGGCGCGCAACACCATCATGCTCTCGCTGGCGCTCGCATGGGCCGAAGTGCTCGGTAGCCGCGATATCTTCGTCGGCGTCAATGCCGTGGACTACTCGGGCTATCCCGATTGCCGGCCCGAATACATCGCCGCCTTCGAGAAGATGGCCAACCTGGCGACGCGCGCCGGCGTCGAAGGTAACAGGCTATCGATTCACGCACCGCTGATGGCACTCTCCAAGGCCGAGATCATTCGCCTCGGTAGCAGCCTGGGCGTCGATTACAGCCTGACTGTTTCCTGCTACCAGGCCGACGCCAAAGGTCATGCCTGCGGCGTCTGCGATTCCTGCCGCCTGCGTGCCGAAGGCTTTGCCGGCGCCGGGGTTTCCGATCCTACCCATTATCTGGCCTGA